A single window of Nicotiana tomentosiformis chromosome 1, ASM39032v3, whole genome shotgun sequence DNA harbors:
- the LOC104094238 gene encoding uncharacterized protein, with the protein MEGLIPFLLHAMKKQKPHHNTFRCLSDTSNRSYHMLIGADSIEGSSHRRTRSEFQPPVTVDFLELSHPKSFNYRASSLVSPVSNKNGSRLAATSNLQGTTTADNLRHRKF; encoded by the coding sequence ATGGAAGGTCTAATCCCATTTCTCCTTCACGCTATGAAGAAACAGAAGCCTCACCATAATACTTTCCGGTGTCTCTCCGATACCTCTAATCGGAGCTACCACATGCTCATCGGAGCTGACTCTATCGAGGGCTCTTCTCACCGGAGAACTCGATCGGAGTTTCAGCCTCCGGTCACCGTTGATTTCTTGGAGCTGTCCCACCCTAAAAGCTTCAATTACAGAGCTTCTTCTCTGGTTTCTCCTGTTTCGAACAAGAATGGCTCCAGATTGGCTGCTACGAGCAATTTACAAGGGACCACTACAGCTGATAATCTCCGTCATAGGAAATTCTGA